Proteins co-encoded in one Novosphingobium sp. PP1Y genomic window:
- the rsmD gene encoding 16S rRNA (guanine(966)-N(2))-methyltransferase RsmD, protein MKGTSTGLRIVAGAWRGRKLATPEGDATRPTADRTRETLFSMLTSRLGTFEGLKVADLFAGSGALGLEALSRGAAHCLFVDQDAAAIRAIRRNIANLQAQSQCDVRACSALSLGPAKEPLDLVLLDPPYDTGAGAVAVDKLTRLGWIGETTWVSLETARGEDVAIRGFETDAVRDVGKARLQILRRIES, encoded by the coding sequence ATGAAGGGCACAAGTACCGGCCTGCGAATCGTTGCCGGCGCTTGGCGCGGGCGCAAGCTGGCTACGCCCGAAGGTGACGCGACGCGTCCGACCGCCGACCGCACCCGCGAGACGTTGTTCTCGATGCTGACGAGCCGCCTCGGCACGTTCGAAGGGCTGAAGGTCGCCGACCTGTTCGCAGGCTCCGGCGCGCTCGGCCTCGAAGCCCTGTCGCGCGGCGCAGCGCATTGCCTCTTCGTCGATCAGGACGCTGCCGCGATCCGCGCCATCCGTCGCAACATCGCCAACCTGCAGGCCCAGTCGCAATGCGACGTTCGGGCCTGCTCGGCACTCTCGCTGGGTCCGGCGAAGGAGCCGCTCGACCTCGTGCTGCTCGATCCGCCTTACGATACCGGAGCCGGTGCGGTCGCCGTGGACAAGCTCACGCGACTCGGCTGGATCGGGGAAACCACCTGGGTGAGCCTGGAGACGGCGCGCGGCGAGGACGTTGCGATCCGCGGGTTCGAAACCGACGCCGTACGCGATGTCGGCAAGGCACGGCTCCAAATCCTGCGCCGCATCGAATCCTGA